A portion of the Caloranaerobacter ferrireducens genome contains these proteins:
- the guaB gene encoding IMP dehydrogenase, translated as MEKFLKEGLTFDDVLLIPAKSEILPKEVSVETYLTRKIKLNIPIMSAGMDTVTESRLAIAIAREGGIGIIHKNMSIESQAMEVDKVKRSEHGVITNPFYLSPEHNVSDALELMERYHISGVPITDENKKLVGIITNRDIRFETDTSKKIKEVMTKDNLVTAKKGISMEEAQELMKKYKIEKLPLIDDDGRLAGLITIKDIEKSIEYPNSAKDSKGRLLVGAAVGVTKDMLDRVKALVDAQVDVVVIDTAHGHSKGVLEAVSKIKDKFPELQLIAGNVATAEATEDLIKAGADAVKVGIGPGSICTTRVVAGVGVPQITAIYDCAQAAKKYNVPIIGDGGIKYSGDIVKAIAAGADVVMMGSLFAGTEESPGETVLYQGRRFKVYRGMGSMGAMASGSKDRYFQEDSKKLVPEGVEGRVPYKGPLKDTIFQLVGGLKAGMGYCGTPTIKELQERGQFIRITQAGLIESHPHDIQITKEAPNYSRR; from the coding sequence ATGGAAAAGTTTTTAAAAGAAGGATTAACATTTGATGATGTTCTTTTAATACCAGCTAAATCTGAGATACTGCCTAAAGAAGTAAGTGTTGAAACTTATCTTACAAGAAAAATCAAGCTTAATATTCCTATAATGAGTGCGGGTATGGATACGGTTACGGAATCTAGGTTGGCTATAGCTATTGCAAGAGAAGGTGGAATCGGTATTATTCATAAAAATATGTCTATAGAAAGTCAGGCTATGGAAGTAGATAAAGTTAAGAGGTCAGAGCACGGAGTTATAACTAATCCTTTTTATCTTTCACCGGAGCATAATGTATCGGACGCATTAGAACTTATGGAAAGGTATCATATATCTGGCGTACCAATAACTGACGAAAATAAAAAATTAGTAGGGATTATAACAAACAGAGACATTAGATTTGAAACTGATACAAGTAAAAAAATCAAAGAAGTTATGACTAAAGATAACCTTGTTACAGCTAAAAAAGGGATTTCTATGGAAGAAGCTCAGGAATTAATGAAAAAATATAAAATAGAAAAGCTTCCATTAATCGATGATGATGGAAGATTAGCAGGATTAATTACAATCAAAGATATTGAAAAATCTATAGAATATCCAAATTCTGCTAAGGATAGTAAGGGTAGATTATTAGTTGGAGCAGCAGTTGGAGTTACAAAAGATATGCTTGATAGGGTTAAAGCATTGGTAGATGCACAGGTAGATGTTGTTGTTATAGATACAGCACATGGTCATTCTAAAGGGGTTCTTGAAGCTGTAAGCAAGATAAAAGATAAATTTCCTGAACTTCAGTTAATAGCTGGAAATGTTGCAACTGCAGAGGCTACTGAAGATTTGATAAAGGCTGGTGCGGATGCTGTTAAAGTAGGTATAGGGCCTGGTTCAATATGTACAACAAGAGTTGTAGCTGGTGTAGGAGTACCTCAGATTACAGCTATTTATGATTGTGCACAAGCGGCAAAGAAATACAATGTTCCTATTATAGGAGATGGAGGTATTAAATATTCTGGAGATATAGTTAAGGCTATAGCTGCAGGAGCAGATGTAGTTATGATGGGATCTTTATTTGCAGGAACTGAAGAAAGTCCAGGAGAAACTGTGTTATATCAAGGTAGGAGATTTAAAGTATACAGAGGTATGGGCTCGATGGGAGCTATGGCTTCTGGAAGTAAAGATAGATATTTCCAAGAAGATAGTAAAAAACTAGTACCAGAAGGTGTAGAAGGAAGAGTTCCATATAAGGGACCACTTAAAGATACTATATTCCAATTAGTTGGTGGGCTTAAGGCAGGAATGGGTTATTGTGGTACACCAACAATCAAAGAGTTACAGGAAAGAGGACAATTCATAAGGATAACTCAGGCTGGTTTGATTGAAAGTCATCCTCATGATATACAAATTACAAAAGAAGCACCTAATTATAGTAGGAGATAG
- the purS gene encoding phosphoribosylformylglycinamidine synthase subunit PurS, which translates to MKAVVYVTLKKGISDPQGNAVKEALNSLGYKEVDKVRIGKIIELELEDIKREEAESKIKEMCEKLLANTVMEKYSFEILEG; encoded by the coding sequence ATGAAGGCAGTAGTTTATGTAACTTTAAAGAAAGGCATTTCAGACCCTCAAGGTAATGCAGTTAAAGAAGCATTAAATTCTTTAGGTTATAAAGAAGTTGACAAAGTAAGAATAGGAAAGATAATTGAGCTTGAACTTGAAGATATAAAAAGAGAAGAAGCTGAAAGCAAGATAAAAGAGATGTGTGAGAAATTATTGGCTAATACAGTTATGGAAAAGTACAGTTTTGAGATACTGGAGGGTTAA
- a CDS encoding DUF6973 domain-containing protein: MGASGQPEIEKEMDLYNNKIGRIIGSRNKSKSDNSLADIVQQDVRNGRMRRIVKEKLVKTNSDGER; the protein is encoded by the coding sequence ATAGGAGCATCCGGTCAACCTGAAATTGAAAAAGAAATGGATTTATATAATAATAAAATAGGAAGAATAATTGGCAGTAGAAATAAATCTAAATCAGATAACAGTTTAGCAGATATTGTACAGCAAGATGTCAGAAATGGTAGAATGAGAAGAATTGTTAAAGAGAAATTAGTAAAAACTAATTCGGATGGTGAAAGGTAG
- a CDS encoding DUF6973 domain-containing protein, with translation MRHLKTFFIVFVCVLTILTGVSTVFATSNIEKISPSHVYDEINYGKLLKLEDVEYFMGKLNDYIKQNPDATNEELNRFLKAEMRKKYLNKNIKVNEVIAYSNYPAPVDLNPEEQKLYNENPTKGLKAIWQGKKAFNEANERYSSGLHNGNGDAFRHAYWNALMVKHIDYVGLIDGQQRMK, from the coding sequence ATGAGACATCTAAAAACTTTCTTTATTGTTTTTGTATGTGTGTTAACTATCTTGACAGGAGTATCTACAGTTTTTGCGACATCTAATATTGAAAAAATTAGTCCAAGTCATGTTTATGATGAGATCAATTATGGAAAACTTCTAAAATTAGAAGATGTTGAATATTTTATGGGGAAATTGAATGATTATATTAAACAAAATCCAGATGCAACTAATGAAGAATTAAATCGATTTCTTAAAGCTGAAATGCGTAAAAAATACTTAAATAAAAATATTAAAGTTAATGAAGTTATAGCTTATTCAAATTATCCAGCACCAGTTGATTTGAATCCAGAAGAACAAAAGTTATATAATGAAAATCCTACTAAAGGGTTGAAAGCAATATGGCAGGGCAAAAAAGCATTTAATGAGGCAAATGAAAGATATTCTTCTGGGTTACATAATGGGAATGGAGATGCTTTTAGACATGCTTATTGGAATGCTTTAATGGTTAAACATATTGATTATGTTGGGCTTATAGATGGGCAACAGCGCATGAAATAG
- the purC gene encoding phosphoribosylaminoimidazolesuccinocarboxamide synthase, whose product MKKEFVYEGKAKRVYKTDDEKVYLIEYKDDATAFNGEKKGIIENKGIINNKMSAMLFKLLENAGIETHFVRLIDERQMLVKAVEIVPIEVIVRNVAAGSLAKRLGFKEGTQLETTVLEFCYKNDELGDPLINDYHIQALKLADKEELEAIKEKALKINEILVDFFEKVGLRLIDFKLEFGRYDGRIILADEISPDTCRLWDKETNQKMDKDRFRKDLGKVKDAYREVLRRVEEVL is encoded by the coding sequence ATGAAAAAAGAATTTGTTTATGAAGGTAAGGCGAAAAGAGTTTATAAAACTGATGATGAAAAAGTATATTTGATTGAATACAAGGATGATGCAACAGCATTTAACGGAGAAAAGAAAGGAATAATAGAAAACAAAGGTATTATAAACAATAAAATGTCAGCAATGCTTTTTAAATTATTAGAGAATGCTGGAATAGAAACACATTTTGTTAGATTAATAGACGAAAGACAGATGCTTGTTAAAGCTGTAGAAATTGTACCAATAGAAGTTATTGTTAGAAATGTTGCAGCAGGTTCTTTAGCAAAAAGACTTGGGTTTAAAGAAGGAACACAGTTAGAAACTACAGTTCTTGAATTTTGTTATAAAAATGATGAATTAGGTGATCCATTAATTAATGATTATCATATACAAGCATTAAAACTTGCAGATAAGGAAGAATTAGAAGCTATAAAGGAAAAGGCATTAAAAATAAACGAGATATTAGTGGATTTTTTCGAAAAGGTTGGTTTAAGACTTATAGATTTTAAATTGGAGTTTGGAAGATATGATGGTAGAATTATCTTAGCTGATGAAATATCACCAGATACATGCAGATTATGGGATAAAGAAACAAATCAAAAAATGGATAAAGATAGGTTTAGAAAAGATTTAGGTAAGGTAAAGGACGCTTATAGAGAAGTATTAAGGAGAGTAGAGGAGGTTTTATAA
- a CDS encoding NCS2 family permease — MDKFFKLTENNTNIRTEITAGITTFMTMAYILIVNPLTLSATGMDFGALFTATALSAIAATLVMALYANYPFALAPGMGLNAFFAYTVVLGMGYSWKFALTAVFLEGIIFIILTFLNIREAIINCIPLNIKHAVSVGIGLFIAFIGLVNAGIVKTGMFHVGNDKLGGIIVKLGDITSGAPLLALIGLVITGILLARNVKGALLIGIVVTTIIGIPMGVTQLPEGMKFISMPPSIAPIAFKFDFSNIFSLDMLIVLFTFLFVDMFDTVGTLVGVASKADMLDKEGKLPRAKQALFADAVGTTVGAILGTSTVTTYVESASGVAEGGRTGLTALTTAGMFAIALLFSPLFIMIPSAATAPALILVGLFMMSPIKRIDLEDFTEAIPAFLTIIMMPLTYSIAEGIVFGIISYILLKLLTGKGEQVSPIMYILGILFVLKFIMPH, encoded by the coding sequence ATGGATAAGTTCTTTAAACTAACAGAAAACAACACAAACATCAGAACAGAGATTACAGCAGGTATAACAACTTTTATGACAATGGCCTACATACTTATAGTTAATCCATTGACTTTATCTGCAACTGGGATGGATTTTGGAGCATTATTTACTGCAACCGCTTTATCAGCTATTGCTGCAACATTAGTAATGGCTTTATATGCAAATTATCCTTTTGCTTTAGCACCAGGTATGGGGTTAAATGCATTCTTTGCTTATACAGTTGTTTTAGGAATGGGATATTCATGGAAATTCGCACTGACAGCAGTATTTTTAGAAGGAATTATATTTATTATATTAACATTTTTAAACATTCGTGAAGCAATTATAAATTGTATTCCATTAAATATAAAACATGCTGTTTCAGTGGGAATTGGTTTATTTATAGCTTTTATAGGTCTAGTTAATGCAGGAATTGTTAAAACTGGTATGTTTCATGTTGGAAACGATAAATTAGGTGGAATAATAGTTAAATTAGGGGATATAACAAGTGGAGCACCTTTATTGGCACTTATAGGTTTAGTAATTACAGGTATTTTATTAGCTAGAAATGTAAAGGGTGCATTATTAATAGGTATTGTTGTTACTACGATAATAGGTATACCTATGGGTGTAACACAGTTACCTGAAGGAATGAAATTTATAAGTATGCCTCCTTCAATAGCACCTATAGCATTTAAATTTGATTTTTCAAATATTTTTAGTTTAGATATGTTAATAGTTTTATTTACATTCTTATTTGTTGATATGTTTGATACTGTTGGTACTTTGGTAGGAGTTGCATCTAAGGCAGATATGCTTGATAAGGAAGGTAAACTACCTAGAGCAAAACAGGCTCTATTTGCAGATGCTGTAGGTACTACTGTTGGAGCTATTTTAGGGACAAGCACTGTTACAACTTATGTAGAAAGTGCATCAGGAGTAGCTGAAGGTGGTAGAACAGGCTTAACAGCATTAACAACTGCAGGTATGTTTGCAATAGCCTTATTATTCTCACCATTATTTATAATGATTCCAAGTGCTGCTACTGCACCAGCTTTAATATTGGTTGGTTTATTCATGATGTCACCAATTAAAAGAATAGATTTAGAAGATTTTACAGAAGCAATTCCAGCATTCTTGACAATAATAATGATGCCATTAACTTATAGTATTGCTGAAGGTATAGTATTTGGTATAATTTCTTACATTTTACTAAAACTATTAACAGGTAAAGGAGAGCAAGTTTCACCTATAATGTATATTTTAGGAATATTGTTTGTATTAAAGTTTATAATGCCACACTAA
- the purE gene encoding 5-(carboxyamino)imidazole ribonucleotide mutase, whose amino-acid sequence MKVAVVMGSDSDFPIVSKALEILDRFGIEREVRVLSAHRTPYKALEFAKNAENNGFDLIIAAAGKAAHLPGVLAAVTILPVIGLPIKSSTLDGMDSLLSIVQMPKGIPVATVAINGAENAGLLAVEILSLKYTELKDKLREYREEMKRIVEEKDKKVLGTGNIEM is encoded by the coding sequence ATGAAAGTAGCTGTGGTAATGGGAAGTGACTCAGACTTTCCAATAGTTTCAAAAGCGTTAGAAATATTAGATAGGTTCGGGATAGAGAGGGAAGTAAGAGTATTATCGGCTCACAGAACACCGTATAAAGCCTTAGAATTTGCAAAAAATGCAGAAAACAATGGATTTGACTTGATAATTGCAGCGGCAGGAAAAGCAGCTCATCTTCCTGGTGTTTTAGCAGCAGTAACTATTTTACCTGTTATTGGTTTACCAATTAAATCATCAACATTAGATGGTATGGATTCTTTATTATCAATTGTTCAGATGCCAAAAGGTATACCAGTTGCAACTGTAGCTATTAATGGAGCAGAAAATGCAGGATTATTAGCAGTTGAAATATTGTCACTAAAATATACAGAATTAAAGGATAAGCTAAGAGAGTACAGAGAAGAAATGAAAAGAATTGTCGAAGAGAAGGATAAGAAGGTGTTGGGTACTGGGAATATAGAAATGTAA
- the guaA gene encoding glutamine-hydrolyzing GMP synthase — MKNDLILILDFGGQYSQLIARRVREANVYCEIVPYDYDIEKIKAKSPKGIIFSGGPASVYASDSPKCKQGVFGLNVPILGICYGGQLIAQVFGGEVSKADSREYGKTKLEIIDNGDLFKGLEESITCWMSHTDFIEKLPEGFKVIASTDSCPVAAMKNEDKIFAVQFHPEVEHTQRGRDIIKNFIYNICKCEPNWTMEDFISQSIREIKEKIGDKKAICALSGGVDSSVAAVLVHKAIGHNLTCIFVDHGLLRKDEGDQVEKIFREKFNMNLIRVNAKDRFLNKLKGVTDPEKKRKIIGEEFIRVFEEEKSKLGKVDYLVQGTIYPDVIESGTDKASVIKSHHNVGGLPEDVDFEIIEPLRLLFKDEVRDVGRKLCIPDEIVNRQPFPGPGLAIRVLGEITEEKLEIVREADWIFRQEIKKNGLDKKIWQYFAVLPDVKSVGVMGDERTYSHLIVLRAVTSTDGMTADWAKIPFDVLEEISNKIVNNVENVNRVVYDITSKPPGTIEWE, encoded by the coding sequence ATGAAGAACGATTTAATTTTAATACTTGATTTTGGGGGCCAATATAGTCAATTAATAGCTAGAAGAGTAAGGGAAGCAAATGTATATTGTGAAATAGTACCTTATGATTATGATATTGAAAAAATAAAAGCTAAATCTCCAAAAGGAATTATTTTTTCAGGAGGACCTGCTAGTGTTTATGCATCAGATTCTCCAAAATGCAAGCAAGGAGTTTTTGGTTTAAATGTACCAATTTTAGGAATTTGTTATGGTGGTCAGTTGATAGCACAAGTTTTTGGTGGAGAAGTGAGTAAAGCTGATTCTAGAGAATATGGAAAGACTAAATTAGAAATTATCGATAATGGTGATTTATTTAAAGGTTTAGAAGAAAGTATAACATGCTGGATGAGTCATACTGATTTTATTGAAAAACTTCCTGAAGGTTTTAAAGTTATAGCAAGCACAGATTCTTGTCCTGTTGCAGCAATGAAAAATGAAGATAAAATTTTTGCAGTTCAGTTTCATCCAGAAGTAGAACATACTCAAAGAGGTAGAGATATAATTAAAAATTTCATATATAACATTTGTAAGTGTGAGCCTAATTGGACTATGGAGGATTTTATCAGCCAATCTATTAGAGAAATAAAGGAGAAAATAGGAGACAAAAAAGCTATATGTGCATTGTCAGGAGGAGTAGATTCTTCTGTTGCAGCAGTATTAGTTCATAAAGCGATTGGACATAATCTTACTTGTATTTTTGTTGATCATGGTTTGCTTAGAAAAGATGAAGGGGATCAGGTAGAGAAAATATTTAGAGAAAAATTCAATATGAATCTAATAAGAGTTAATGCAAAGGATAGATTTTTAAATAAGCTTAAAGGGGTAACAGATCCAGAGAAAAAAAGAAAGATAATAGGAGAGGAATTTATTAGAGTTTTTGAAGAAGAGAAAAGTAAGCTTGGGAAAGTCGATTATCTCGTTCAAGGTACAATATATCCAGATGTTATAGAGAGTGGAACTGATAAAGCTTCTGTTATAAAGAGTCATCACAATGTAGGTGGACTTCCTGAAGATGTCGATTTTGAAATAATAGAACCTTTGAGATTATTATTTAAAGATGAAGTGAGAGATGTTGGAAGGAAGCTTTGCATTCCAGATGAAATAGTAAATAGGCAACCTTTCCCTGGACCTGGATTGGCTATAAGAGTTCTAGGAGAAATAACTGAAGAAAAATTAGAAATAGTTCGTGAAGCTGATTGGATATTTAGGCAAGAGATTAAGAAAAATGGACTTGATAAAAAGATTTGGCAGTACTTTGCTGTTCTACCAGACGTAAAAAGTGTAGGAGTTATGGGAGATGAAAGAACATATAGTCATTTGATAGTGTTAAGAGCGGTAACTAGTACAGATGGAATGACAGCAGATTGGGCTAAAATACCATTTGATGTATTAGAGGAAATATCAAATAAGATAGTTAATAATGTAGAAAATGTAAACAGAGTAGTATACGATATAACATCTAAACCACCTGGAACCATCGAATGGGAATAA
- the purL gene encoding phosphoribosylformylglycinamidine synthase subunit PurL: protein MNNKPWKSVGLTKEEYDKILEILGREPNNLELNMYGVMWSEHCSYKNSRALFKHFLTSNERVLQGPGENAGIIDIGDNKAVAMKIESHNHPSAVEPYQGAATGVGGIIRDIFAMGARPIALLNSLRFGEIEDDDWMRYLFSGVVSGIGGYGNCIGIPTVGGEVYFNKSYKGNPLVNAMCIGVIEHDKIHRGTAAGVGNLVMYVGASTGRDGIGGASFASVELTEETAEQRSAVQVGDPFMEKLLLEACLELLDTDYVVGIQDLGAAGLTSACSEMASRGNSGMIVDVSLVPRREEGMLPVEVMISESQERMLLVIKKGAEEKVKKIFDKWGLHSAVIGKVTDDGMLTIMENGEIVGRVPAKSLADEAPKYYREYKKPEYIDKKRILSVDELKEVNDLNEVLFKMLSSTNLCSREWVYNQYDYQVRTNTVVTPGADAAVIRVDGTNKAIAATTDCNSRYCYLNPRRGAQIAVAEAARNIVVTGGKPLAVTDGLNFGNPEKPDRFWQFRESILGISEACKKFNTPVVSGNVSFYNETPENAIYPTPIIGMVGLIEDLDKVMTIGFKDEGDIVVLLGLTKEEIGASEYLKVIHGLELGEVPEIDLDLEKRLQDLCLELIDKKLIKSAHDLSEGGLALALCECCSKGNLGAEISVNTTFREDIYLFSESQSRILISLDVNNVDKLKELCNQYEIPFAVLGKTIKDKLSIKVNGKLAIDIKVEDVTNKLRSVLPCIMG from the coding sequence ATGAATAATAAGCCTTGGAAAAGTGTAGGACTTACTAAGGAAGAGTATGATAAAATATTAGAAATTCTAGGTAGAGAACCTAATAATTTAGAGTTAAATATGTATGGCGTTATGTGGTCTGAACATTGCAGTTACAAGAATTCAAGAGCACTTTTTAAGCATTTTCTGACTTCAAATGAAAGAGTACTTCAAGGGCCTGGTGAAAATGCTGGAATTATTGATATAGGAGATAATAAGGCTGTAGCAATGAAAATAGAAAGCCACAATCACCCTTCTGCAGTAGAGCCTTATCAAGGAGCTGCAACTGGTGTTGGAGGAATTATTAGAGATATTTTTGCAATGGGAGCAAGACCGATAGCACTTCTAAATTCTCTAAGATTTGGAGAAATAGAAGATGATGACTGGATGAGATATTTATTTAGTGGAGTAGTTTCAGGAATTGGAGGATATGGAAACTGTATCGGCATTCCAACAGTAGGTGGAGAAGTATATTTTAATAAATCATACAAAGGTAATCCTTTAGTAAATGCTATGTGTATCGGAGTTATTGAGCACGATAAAATTCACAGAGGAACTGCAGCAGGTGTTGGAAATTTAGTTATGTATGTAGGAGCATCTACTGGGAGAGATGGGATAGGAGGAGCGAGTTTTGCTTCTGTAGAATTGACTGAAGAAACAGCAGAGCAGAGGTCTGCAGTTCAAGTCGGAGACCCATTTATGGAAAAACTGTTATTAGAAGCTTGTCTTGAACTTTTAGATACAGATTATGTTGTCGGCATACAGGATTTAGGAGCTGCTGGATTAACATCAGCATGTAGTGAAATGGCTTCTAGAGGTAATTCAGGAATGATTGTAGATGTATCTTTAGTTCCTAGAAGAGAAGAAGGAATGCTGCCTGTAGAAGTAATGATATCAGAATCACAAGAAAGAATGCTTCTTGTTATAAAAAAAGGTGCAGAAGAAAAGGTTAAAAAGATATTCGATAAATGGGGACTTCATTCAGCTGTTATAGGAAAAGTTACAGATGATGGAATGTTAACTATTATGGAAAATGGGGAAATTGTTGGTAGAGTACCTGCAAAATCTTTAGCCGATGAGGCACCAAAATATTACAGAGAATATAAAAAGCCAGAATATATAGATAAAAAGAGAATTCTTTCGGTAGATGAACTAAAGGAAGTAAACGATTTAAATGAAGTATTATTTAAAATGCTTAGTTCTACAAATTTATGTAGTAGAGAATGGGTTTATAATCAATATGATTATCAGGTAAGAACTAATACGGTAGTAACTCCTGGAGCAGATGCAGCTGTAATTAGAGTTGATGGAACGAATAAAGCTATAGCTGCTACGACAGATTGTAATAGTAGATATTGTTATTTGAATCCTAGAAGAGGTGCTCAGATTGCAGTTGCTGAAGCGGCTAGAAATATTGTTGTAACTGGTGGAAAACCTTTAGCAGTTACTGATGGACTTAATTTTGGAAATCCAGAGAAACCAGATAGATTCTGGCAGTTTAGAGAGAGCATTTTAGGTATAAGTGAAGCTTGCAAGAAGTTTAATACTCCAGTTGTAAGTGGTAATGTAAGTTTTTATAATGAAACTCCAGAAAATGCTATTTACCCAACTCCAATAATAGGAATGGTAGGGCTTATAGAGGATTTAGATAAAGTTATGACCATAGGTTTTAAAGATGAAGGCGATATTGTTGTACTTTTAGGTTTAACTAAGGAAGAAATTGGTGCAAGTGAGTATTTAAAGGTAATTCATGGTTTAGAATTAGGTGAAGTACCAGAAATAGATTTAGATTTAGAAAAAAGATTACAAGATTTATGTCTTGAGCTTATAGATAAAAAACTTATAAAGTCAGCTCATGATTTGAGTGAGGGAGGATTAGCACTAGCATTATGTGAATGTTGCTCTAAGGGTAATTTAGGAGCTGAAATTTCAGTTAATACAACTTTTAGAGAAGATATATATTTATTCTCAGAAAGTCAATCAAGAATATTGATATCTTTAGATGTGAATAATGTAGACAAATTAAAAGAATTATGTAATCAATACGAAATTCCATTTGCAGTATTAGGAAAAACTATAAAAGATAAATTATCAATAAAAGTTAACGGCAAATTGGCAATTGATATTAAGGTAGAAGATGTTACAAATAAACTAAGGAGTGTATTGCCATGTATAATGGGCTAG
- the purQ gene encoding phosphoribosylformylglycinamidine synthase subunit PurQ, producing the protein MKFGVVVFPGSNCDIDCYKVLSNVLKKDVDYIWHDTENIEEYDVIILPGGFSYGDYLRCGAIARFSKIMDSVVKHANKGKLVIGICNGFQILTEVGLLPGALIRNNNLKFICKTVPIRIENNTTPFTLNYKEGQVINIPIAHGEGNYFIDEEGLAELEKNNQIVFRYCSKEGLIDDKSNPNGSVNSIAGICNKAGNVLGMMPHPERASEILLGNEDGLALFKSMIDYLERGHFK; encoded by the coding sequence ATGAAATTTGGAGTTGTTGTTTTCCCAGGTTCTAATTGTGATATAGACTGTTATAAAGTGTTATCAAATGTTCTTAAGAAGGATGTAGATTATATTTGGCATGATACAGAAAATATAGAAGAATATGATGTGATAATTTTGCCAGGAGGTTTTTCATACGGCGATTATTTAAGATGTGGAGCGATAGCGAGATTTTCTAAAATCATGGATAGTGTAGTTAAACATGCTAATAAAGGGAAATTAGTAATAGGAATTTGTAATGGGTTTCAGATATTAACAGAGGTAGGATTACTTCCTGGAGCACTTATAAGAAACAATAATCTTAAGTTTATATGTAAAACTGTTCCTATTAGAATTGAAAACAATACTACACCTTTTACTTTAAATTATAAAGAAGGTCAAGTTATTAATATACCTATAGCTCATGGTGAAGGTAATTATTTTATTGATGAAGAAGGTCTAGCTGAACTTGAAAAGAACAATCAAATTGTTTTTAGATATTGCAGTAAAGAAGGTTTGATAGATGATAAGTCAAATCCGAATGGTTCTGTAAATAGTATTGCAGGAATATGCAATAAAGCAGGTAATGTATTGGGGATGATGCCTCATCCTGAGAGGGCTTCAGAAATACTGTTAGGAAATGAAGACGGATTAGCTCTATTTAAATCCATGATAGATTATTTAGAGAGGGGACATTTCAAGTGA